A DNA window from Scylla paramamosain isolate STU-SP2022 chromosome 10, ASM3559412v1, whole genome shotgun sequence contains the following coding sequences:
- the LOC135104314 gene encoding ATPase inhibitor mai-2, mitochondrial-like, whose translation MAALKPSTVLRLRFPLTLCVRTMTKGDPGSGAGQGGGTGGTIRDAGGSFGKREAAIEDQYFKRLEAEQLEKMRKGLKQEVEFHKKQIKAHEEALKRHKQRLDELD comes from the exons ATGGCCGCGCTAAAGCCAAGCACAGTTCTACGTCTCCGTTTTCCCTTGACATT GTGTGTGAGGACCATGACGAAGGGTGATCCGGGCTCAGGGGCCGGACAAGGCGGTGGTACCGGCGGCACAATCAGGGATGCCGGCGGCTCCTTCGGCAAGAGGGAGGCGGCGATTGAGGACCAGTATTTCAAGAGGCTT gaAGCAGAGCAGCtggagaagatgaggaaaggcCTTAAACAAGAAGTGGAGTTTCACAAAAAGCAAATCAAGGCTCATGAGGAGGCCCTGAAGAGGCACAAGCAACGTCTTGATGAGCTTGATTAA